From Synoicihabitans lomoniglobus, the proteins below share one genomic window:
- a CDS encoding MFS transporter, producing the protein MPSPADWPEHVYHALAEDEDARACKAISDEACQTVPGNFLKILSAQTLTGLGDRLANPKTTLAWLLQAVGAPAIFLALIVPLREAGSLLPQLFIAGYLRRMPLRKWFWVVGAICQAAAVAGFAVVATTLEGAPAGFAVVALVGVFSLARGLSSIASKDVIGKTIPKQRRGRLRGWISSLSGGLAIGAGGLLLLQSQETDAAPSTYAVWLLFAALAWVAAALVYSGVHEFPGETDGGANAWSQAWQRLELLRRDAPFRDFVIVRALAIGSGLSAPFVISLAHAELGGKAIWLGVFVIVDGLAAMLSAPIWGRLADRSSRTVLRVAMSATAMLLLTVIGLSFLDLPLWVARIVFPLVFFLLGVSHSGVRLGRKTYLVDMAEGNQRTDYVAVSNSVIGVLLLVAGGITGALSLVSTPLALAVFALCAIAGAVVGRRLPDVSD; encoded by the coding sequence ATGCCCTCACCTGCGGACTGGCCTGAACACGTCTATCACGCCCTCGCCGAGGATGAGGATGCCCGCGCCTGCAAGGCGATTTCCGACGAGGCGTGCCAAACGGTGCCAGGGAATTTTCTGAAAATTCTCTCCGCCCAGACGCTAACCGGCCTTGGCGACCGCTTGGCCAATCCGAAAACGACGCTGGCGTGGTTGTTACAGGCCGTGGGAGCGCCCGCGATATTCCTCGCGCTGATCGTGCCGCTGCGCGAAGCGGGATCGCTGCTGCCGCAGTTGTTTATCGCCGGCTATCTGCGGCGAATGCCGTTGCGCAAGTGGTTCTGGGTCGTGGGCGCCATATGCCAAGCCGCCGCCGTGGCTGGATTCGCCGTCGTGGCCACCACGCTCGAAGGAGCCCCCGCCGGGTTCGCCGTCGTGGCGCTCGTCGGAGTGTTCAGTTTGGCCCGCGGCCTCAGCTCGATCGCGTCAAAAGACGTCATCGGAAAAACCATCCCCAAACAGCGACGAGGACGATTGCGCGGCTGGATCTCCTCCTTGAGCGGCGGGCTCGCGATCGGTGCCGGTGGACTGCTCCTGTTGCAGTCGCAGGAAACAGATGCGGCACCGTCGACCTACGCGGTCTGGTTGCTGTTCGCCGCTCTGGCGTGGGTGGCCGCCGCGTTGGTCTACAGCGGGGTGCACGAATTTCCCGGCGAAACCGACGGCGGCGCCAATGCTTGGTCGCAAGCCTGGCAACGATTGGAACTCCTGCGTCGAGACGCCCCCTTTCGCGACTTTGTGATCGTGCGGGCCCTGGCCATCGGGTCGGGACTCTCCGCTCCGTTCGTCATTTCACTGGCGCACGCCGAATTGGGCGGCAAGGCGATCTGGCTTGGCGTTTTTGTCATCGTCGACGGCCTCGCCGCCATGCTATCAGCCCCGATCTGGGGACGGTTGGCCGATCGGTCCAGTCGCACGGTTTTACGCGTCGCAATGAGTGCGACTGCCATGCTGCTGCTGACCGTCATCGGCTTGAGCTTTTTGGATCTGCCCCTCTGGGTCGCTCGGATCGTTTTTCCGTTGGTTTTCTTCCTGCTCGGGGTGAGCCACAGCGGGGTGCGACTCGGCCGCAAGACCTACCTCGTCGATATGGCGGAGGGGAACCAGCGCACCGACTATGTCGCGGTGAGTAACAGTGTAATCGGCGTGCTCCTGCTGGTCGCCGGCGGCATCACGGGCGCGCTATCCCTCGTATCCACTCCCCTAGCACTCGCCGTATTCGCCCTGTGCGCCATCGCCGGCGCGGTCGTCGGTCGACGACTGCCCGATGTCAGCGATTAA
- a CDS encoding transposase, which yields MRQARIKVDAGERAAVYHVMTRTVNGERLLDDVAREVLRKQLWQVADYCGLEVVTYAIMSNHFHVLVRVPQRADMSDAELLRRYAVLYPKPTRYQTAQLAVIKGQLAKGAPEGSAWRERQLALMGDLSGFMKLLKQRFSVWFNRSHGRYGTLWSERFKSVLVEGTSGVMRTIAAYIDLNPVRAGLVDDPKDYRFCGYAEAVAGNAVARRGISLLVEGGASHAWSWSHESYRQTLFGKGGKPVANTRSISTEAVARTMATRGRLPLASVLRCRIRYFSDGAVLGSREFVQKHLAVYRQQTGRRQRTAPRPLPQVTDWGELTTLRGLRRQTFG from the coding sequence ATGAGGCAGGCGCGGATAAAGGTGGATGCGGGGGAGCGGGCGGCGGTTTATCATGTGATGACCCGGACGGTGAATGGAGAACGGTTGCTGGATGATGTGGCGAGGGAGGTGCTGCGGAAACAGTTGTGGCAGGTGGCCGATTATTGCGGGTTGGAAGTCGTCACTTACGCCATCATGTCCAACCACTTCCATGTGCTGGTGCGGGTGCCGCAGAGGGCGGATATGTCCGATGCCGAGTTACTTCGCAGATATGCCGTGCTCTACCCCAAACCGACGCGTTATCAGACGGCGCAATTGGCGGTGATAAAGGGCCAGTTGGCCAAGGGGGCGCCCGAGGGATCGGCGTGGCGGGAACGTCAGCTGGCGCTGATGGGGGACCTTTCCGGCTTCATGAAGCTGCTCAAGCAGCGTTTTTCGGTCTGGTTCAATCGCTCGCATGGGCGCTATGGCACGCTTTGGTCGGAACGTTTTAAAAGCGTGCTGGTAGAGGGCACGTCCGGGGTTATGCGCACAATTGCCGCTTACATCGATCTGAACCCCGTCCGCGCCGGACTCGTCGACGATCCCAAGGATTATCGGTTTTGCGGCTACGCGGAGGCGGTGGCCGGCAATGCCGTCGCCCGACGAGGAATATCCCTCTTGGTGGAGGGCGGAGCGTCTCACGCTTGGTCGTGGTCACATGAGTCCTATCGCCAAACCTTGTTCGGCAAGGGCGGCAAACCAGTCGCCAACACGCGAAGTATTTCGACTGAAGCAGTGGCGCGCACCATGGCGACGCGCGGTCGGTTGCCATTGGCGAGCGTGCTGCGTTGCCGGATCCGGTATTTCAGCGACGGCGCGGTGCTGGGCTCTCGTGAGTTCGTGCAAAAACACCTGGCCGTTTACCGACAGCAAACCGGGCGGCGACAACGCACCGCCCCGCGACCGTTGCCCCAAGTTACCGACTGGGGGGAGTTGACCACGTTGCGCGGTTTACGTCGCCAGACCTTTGGATGA
- a CDS encoding transglutaminase family protein, producing MRFHINHRTSYYYYGAATESFMEARLRPAVTPHQKLISHQLDIEPATSLHTYTDYFGNAAQTFSIVQRHEKLTLTSDAVVETKPTATAAALLEVNVSEARQIFRGDPLRYYEYLTPSAAIVLTAEVNQLANRFFRPGYEIGEATLALNHWINDTFTYAAGSTQIDTSVATSLKQRTGVCQDFAQVMIAILRSAEIPARYVVGYIETDSQRDAAAPRRRPRALIGAAESHAWVEVCLSNGEWWPLDPTNDCVAGERHVRVATGRDYHDCTPTRGVFKGTTTRRLEVTVAMQRA from the coding sequence GTGCGCTTCCACATTAATCATCGGACCAGCTACTACTACTATGGCGCGGCCACTGAGTCGTTCATGGAAGCACGCCTCCGGCCGGCGGTCACGCCGCATCAGAAGCTGATCTCGCACCAGCTGGACATCGAGCCGGCGACAAGTCTGCACACTTACACGGACTACTTCGGCAACGCCGCGCAGACCTTTTCCATCGTGCAGCGGCACGAAAAACTGACGCTGACGAGTGACGCCGTGGTGGAAACCAAACCTACGGCCACGGCGGCTGCGCTCCTCGAGGTCAATGTCTCCGAAGCCCGGCAGATTTTTCGCGGCGATCCCCTGCGTTACTACGAATACCTCACGCCCTCGGCCGCGATCGTGCTCACGGCCGAAGTCAACCAACTCGCCAATCGTTTTTTTCGTCCCGGTTACGAAATCGGTGAAGCAACCCTGGCGTTGAACCACTGGATCAACGACACCTTCACCTATGCCGCGGGCAGCACGCAGATCGACACCTCGGTGGCGACCAGCCTCAAGCAACGCACGGGAGTGTGTCAGGACTTTGCGCAAGTCATGATTGCCATTCTGCGGTCGGCCGAAATCCCGGCGCGCTACGTGGTCGGCTATATTGAGACCGATTCCCAGCGTGATGCAGCGGCCCCGCGCCGCCGACCGCGGGCGCTCATTGGTGCAGCCGAAAGTCACGCGTGGGTGGAGGTGTGTCTGTCCAACGGCGAATGGTGGCCGCTCGATCCGACCAATGACTGCGTCGCCGGCGAGCGTCACGTCCGCGTGGCGACCGGTCGCGACTATCACGACTGCACCCCTACGCGCGGTGTTTTCAAAGGCACCACCACCCGACGTCTCGAAGTGACCGTGGCGATGCAGCGGGCATGA
- the ribH gene encoding 6,7-dimethyl-8-ribityllumazine synthase: MSLDSPTAIAVDGATFKVGIVAARFNQRYVDGLLASVGEVLQAAGVPTAHIRTIRVPGSGELPSGAQMLLERGGFDVCIALGVIIKGGTLHDQLVAEAAQQGLMRISLDRRTPIIAGVVTANDDVQAEDRCLGEINRGAEFARGALEMAALKKQFSS; encoded by the coding sequence GTGAGTCTCGATTCTCCCACTGCCATTGCCGTCGATGGTGCCACCTTCAAGGTCGGCATCGTGGCCGCCCGTTTCAACCAACGCTACGTGGATGGACTGTTGGCCAGTGTGGGTGAGGTTTTACAAGCCGCCGGGGTGCCGACCGCTCACATCCGGACGATTCGAGTGCCCGGCAGCGGTGAGCTGCCATCCGGTGCGCAAATGTTGCTGGAACGCGGGGGCTTCGATGTGTGCATCGCCCTCGGCGTGATCATCAAAGGCGGCACCCTGCATGACCAATTGGTGGCCGAGGCCGCCCAGCAGGGGTTGATGCGGATCAGCCTCGACCGACGCACGCCCATCATCGCGGGCGTGGTCACGGCGAACGACGACGTGCAAGCCGAGGACCGATGTCTCGGCGAAATCAACCGCGGCGCCGAATTCGCCCGGGGCGCGCTAGAGATGGCCGCCTTGAAAAAACAATTTTCCTCATGA
- the nusB gene encoding transcription antitermination factor NusB, with the protein MSKALFAQRRDGRVAAMQFLYSWSINEPRNLAEDIRVFFENLETTEKPREHYAFGEELINGALQSIAEVDARIKQLAHNWEFDRIARIDLAILRMAIYEMLFRKDIPPIVSINEAIDLSKQFSTADSKRFINGILDRLKDQLGRDSRKAE; encoded by the coding sequence ATGAGCAAAGCCCTTTTCGCCCAACGCCGCGACGGCCGTGTCGCCGCCATGCAGTTCCTCTATTCGTGGAGCATCAACGAACCCAGGAATCTGGCGGAAGACATCCGCGTGTTCTTTGAGAACCTCGAGACGACCGAGAAACCGCGCGAGCACTACGCGTTTGGCGAGGAGTTGATCAACGGCGCTTTGCAGAGCATCGCCGAGGTCGATGCCCGCATCAAACAACTCGCTCACAACTGGGAGTTCGATCGCATCGCCCGCATCGACTTGGCCATTTTGCGCATGGCGATTTACGAGATGCTCTTCCGCAAGGACATCCCGCCGATCGTGTCGATCAACGAAGCGATCGACTTGTCCAAACAGTTTTCCACCGCCGATTCCAAACGCTTCATCAACGGCATCCTCGATCGTCTCAAGGATCAGCTCGGTCGCGATTCGCGCAAAGCGGAGTAA
- the ftsY gene encoding signal recognition particle-docking protein FtsY, translating to MFGLFKKFKSGLAKTVSSISQTTRGLFSGRKIDASSLEELEEALYTADFGVETTEEILAEIKKAYRKDPDLKGQAAAEIGAAVLERTLAGSEGSLTPAENLPTVVALIGVNGSGKTTTSAKLGYLLKNDGQSVMLAACDTFRAAAVEQLKSWATRLDLPIVASHTGADAAAVAFDAWQAAKTRGCQTLLVDTAGRLHTKSNLMDELAKIRRVLQKHDETAPHHSWLVVDGSLGTNSIEQAKVFHEKFGLTGLVVTKLDGTSRGGAIVGIWRELKIPIYFLGLGEQPDDLQPFNARNYARAVFGLEA from the coding sequence ATGTTCGGACTGTTTAAAAAATTTAAGTCGGGATTGGCGAAAACCGTCTCGTCGATCTCGCAGACGACGCGCGGCTTGTTCAGCGGGCGTAAAATCGATGCATCCTCCCTGGAAGAGTTGGAGGAGGCCCTCTACACGGCTGATTTCGGAGTCGAGACGACGGAGGAAATCCTCGCCGAAATCAAAAAAGCCTACCGCAAGGATCCCGATCTCAAGGGGCAGGCGGCCGCCGAAATCGGAGCCGCCGTGCTCGAACGCACGCTTGCAGGCAGCGAAGGCAGCCTGACGCCCGCGGAGAATCTCCCCACGGTGGTCGCGTTGATCGGAGTCAATGGTTCCGGCAAAACCACGACGTCCGCCAAACTGGGTTATCTGCTCAAGAACGATGGACAGTCCGTCATGCTGGCGGCTTGCGACACGTTTCGCGCCGCCGCCGTCGAGCAGCTCAAATCCTGGGCCACCCGGCTCGATTTGCCCATCGTCGCGAGTCACACCGGCGCCGATGCGGCGGCGGTCGCGTTCGATGCCTGGCAGGCCGCCAAGACGCGGGGGTGTCAGACCTTGCTCGTCGACACCGCCGGTCGCCTACACACCAAGTCCAACCTCATGGACGAACTCGCGAAGATCCGCCGCGTGCTGCAGAAACACGACGAGACCGCCCCGCATCATTCGTGGCTGGTGGTCGACGGCTCGCTCGGCACGAATTCGATCGAGCAGGCCAAGGTGTTTCACGAAAAGTTTGGTCTCACCGGGCTCGTCGTCACCAAACTCGACGGCACGTCACGCGGTGGCGCGATTGTCGGCATCTGGCGGGAGTTGAAGATTCCGATTTACTTCCTCGGCCTCGGCGAGCAACCGGATGACCTCCAACCCTTCAATGCCCGCAACTACGCCCGCGCGGTGTTTGGACTGGAGGCGTAG
- a CDS encoding TonB-dependent receptor: protein MSLFARSLLFVGASSFALAQVALPPGNSAEEADTLHLDDYVVSTHPYARSASEIAQPTNVVAGPKLDQNQSTSLGELLANEVGVSSTYFGPGASRPIIRALGGPRVAVLQNGTDTIDASTLSPDHAVSLDPLLIERVEITRGPAALLQGGSAIGGAVNVVTHRIHTTPPDPGVHGRIEGRIGTGNDERSGGLVLEGSSGRLAWHADAFHRETNDIEIPGYAESAWLRAQEEAEEHEHEDEDEDEDEDEHHDEEEDDDHEEAFGFVSNSFVTSKGGAFGLSWLGDAGYIGIAYQGFDSNYGVPPGAHAHEHDEEEHEEEDDDHHDEDEHEDEEALVSIDLRQRRLDVEGEWRDPAAGWQALRFRASHADYRHTEFEGDEVGTVFTNEGYDLRLDALHDPWGELQGAIGAKLGESDFEAVGAEAFLPPTTTRELAVFGFEEIESGANLWQFGARAEWTDIAVNDGSGRSRDGDALSASAGWVRTLSDDWIVALSLAHTERLPTAQELFADGPHIGTSAYEIGDPDLGTEVSQGIDLTLRRRAGFISGEVTVFANRFDGFIYENPRGTEEDGLAVYAFEQRDAQFHGAEAEAIFHLHEDEHGHIDLTLAGDFVRGRNRTDHHDLPRVTPARGRIALDWVRGALRAGTGMSHAFDQKHVAPGEIPTDSYTLWSAYAGWRWTTGVTTWDLLLKGTNLTDAEARGHTSFLKEVVPLPGRSIHLSLRLSF, encoded by the coding sequence ATGTCTCTATTCGCCAGATCTCTTTTATTTGTCGGCGCGAGCTCCTTCGCGCTGGCCCAAGTGGCCCTGCCGCCCGGCAACTCTGCCGAGGAAGCTGATACGCTTCACCTCGACGACTACGTCGTCTCGACTCACCCCTACGCCCGCAGCGCGAGCGAGATCGCCCAACCCACCAATGTGGTCGCAGGGCCCAAGCTCGACCAAAACCAATCCACATCGCTGGGCGAGCTCCTCGCCAACGAAGTCGGCGTCAGTTCCACCTACTTTGGGCCCGGCGCGAGTCGCCCCATCATCCGCGCTCTCGGGGGCCCGCGCGTCGCCGTGCTGCAAAACGGCACCGACACCATCGATGCTTCGACCTTGAGTCCCGACCACGCCGTATCACTCGACCCATTGCTGATTGAGCGGGTTGAAATCACGCGGGGACCGGCCGCGTTGCTCCAGGGCGGCTCCGCGATCGGCGGCGCGGTCAACGTGGTCACCCATCGCATCCACACCACCCCTCCCGATCCCGGCGTCCACGGTCGGATCGAAGGTCGCATCGGCACCGGCAACGATGAACGCTCCGGCGGTCTCGTGCTGGAAGGAAGCTCCGGCCGCCTCGCCTGGCACGCCGACGCCTTCCATCGCGAAACCAACGACATCGAAATCCCGGGTTACGCTGAAAGCGCCTGGTTGCGCGCTCAGGAAGAAGCTGAGGAACACGAGCACGAAGATGAGGATGAAGATGAAGATGAAGACGAACACCACGACGAGGAGGAGGACGACGACCACGAAGAAGCCTTCGGCTTCGTGTCCAATTCCTTCGTGACCTCGAAGGGCGGTGCTTTCGGCCTGTCGTGGCTGGGCGATGCAGGCTACATCGGCATCGCGTATCAGGGCTTCGACTCCAACTACGGCGTGCCGCCCGGCGCGCACGCTCACGAACACGACGAAGAGGAGCACGAGGAGGAGGACGACGACCACCACGACGAAGACGAACACGAGGACGAAGAGGCCCTCGTTTCGATCGACCTGCGCCAACGCCGACTAGACGTCGAAGGTGAGTGGCGCGACCCCGCGGCGGGGTGGCAGGCCCTGCGCTTCCGGGCGTCGCACGCCGATTACCGACACACCGAATTCGAAGGCGATGAAGTCGGCACCGTCTTCACCAATGAGGGCTATGACCTGCGCCTCGACGCGTTGCATGATCCCTGGGGAGAACTGCAGGGTGCCATCGGTGCCAAGTTGGGGGAATCCGACTTCGAAGCCGTGGGAGCCGAGGCATTTTTACCGCCCACCACCACGCGCGAGCTCGCCGTGTTCGGATTTGAGGAGATTGAATCCGGAGCCAATCTGTGGCAATTCGGAGCCCGGGCCGAATGGACGGACATTGCGGTGAACGACGGTTCCGGTCGCAGCCGCGACGGCGACGCGCTGAGCGCATCCGCCGGCTGGGTGCGCACCTTGAGCGATGACTGGATCGTCGCCCTCTCGCTGGCCCACACTGAGCGGTTGCCGACCGCGCAGGAGTTGTTTGCCGACGGACCGCACATCGGCACCAGCGCCTACGAAATCGGTGATCCCGACCTTGGCACCGAAGTCTCCCAAGGCATTGACCTCACGCTTCGCCGCCGCGCCGGATTCATCTCGGGCGAGGTCACCGTATTCGCGAACCGTTTCGACGGCTTCATCTACGAAAATCCCCGCGGCACCGAAGAAGACGGCCTCGCGGTCTACGCTTTCGAACAGCGCGACGCGCAATTCCACGGCGCGGAAGCGGAAGCGATCTTTCATCTGCACGAGGACGAACACGGACACATCGACCTCACGCTGGCCGGGGACTTCGTGCGCGGGCGCAATCGCACCGATCACCACGACCTGCCGCGCGTGACCCCGGCTCGCGGGCGCATCGCTCTCGACTGGGTTCGCGGAGCCCTGCGTGCCGGAACCGGGATGAGCCACGCCTTCGACCAGAAGCACGTGGCGCCAGGCGAGATTCCCACCGACAGCTACACCCTGTGGTCGGCCTACGCGGGCTGGCGCTGGACCACGGGAGTCACGACATGGGACTTGTTGCTTAAAGGCACCAACCTCACCGATGCCGAAGCCCGCGGGCATACCTCGTTCCTCAAGGAGGTCGTCCCGCTCCCGGGTCGCTCGATCCATCTCAGCCTGAGGCTGAGCTTCTGA
- a CDS encoding ABC transporter ATP-binding protein, translating into MPVLSLQNLRKSYRSPAGESTMVVNVGALTLAAGQQLALRGVSGSGKTTFLNLIAGILRADSGSVVIADTDMMALSESQRDRLRASSIGYVFQTFNLLQGYTALDNVKLGMAFGPGGADRARAQALLERVGLGDRLHYRPRQLSTGQQQRVAVARALANRPKLVLADEPTGNLDPRTAGEVLRLIRDVCAENDAALLLVSHDDDVLAQFDHVQDFGALNGAGWEVAL; encoded by the coding sequence ATGCCAGTGCTTTCGCTGCAAAATCTCCGGAAATCCTACCGTTCACCTGCTGGCGAGAGCACCATGGTGGTGAATGTCGGCGCCCTGACTTTGGCCGCCGGGCAACAACTGGCGTTGCGCGGGGTGAGTGGCTCGGGCAAGACGACGTTCTTAAATCTGATCGCGGGCATTCTGCGGGCCGACAGCGGGTCGGTGGTCATTGCTGATACGGATATGATGGCGTTGTCCGAATCCCAACGAGATCGGCTGCGGGCGTCGTCGATCGGATATGTGTTTCAGACCTTCAACCTGTTGCAGGGGTATACGGCGCTCGACAATGTGAAGTTGGGGATGGCGTTTGGCCCCGGCGGCGCGGATCGCGCCCGAGCGCAGGCGTTGCTGGAACGCGTCGGACTCGGCGACCGATTGCACTATCGGCCGCGGCAACTCTCCACCGGGCAGCAGCAACGGGTGGCGGTGGCCCGGGCGTTGGCCAACCGGCCGAAGCTCGTCCTCGCCGACGAGCCGACCGGCAATCTCGATCCCCGCACCGCCGGCGAAGTGCTGCGACTGATCCGCGACGTCTGTGCGGAAAACGACGCGGCGCTGCTGCTGGTGAGCCACGACGACGACGTGCTCGCGCAATTTGACCATGTGCAGGATTTTGGCGCGCTCAACGGCGCGGGCTGGGAGGTGGCGTTGTGA
- a CDS encoding ABC transporter permease: MIRSLRQHALSTVVTALALALAGGLLLAVWVINAQAKRSFTDVATEFDAVLGARGSKLQLVLNAVFHLEASPGNIRMADYEQVRRHPMVQSAFPLAVGDNLRGFRVAGTVPEMLAHATYASGGVWSGPEAHEAVLGSFAARQLGLGVGDEFSPTHGLAAGGQHDHEDHYEVTGVLAPTNSPMDRVVWIPLHGVQTMDGHNVAAADQLSAVLIKLRSPAGGFMLDSMYNRQGATLTFAFPVAAIVADLFGKISWFEKVLALVANLVGLVAGATVLVAIYNSMSARRRDHAILRALGARRRTLFGVIVLEAITLGVMGMAGAFGVFAIIAEAIVVILRAETGAVIDPWVWHPVMAWAPAGLIALCGLGGMVPALKAYRTDVAEALSPTS, translated from the coding sequence GTGATACGCAGCCTGCGGCAGCATGCGCTGTCGACGGTGGTGACCGCGCTGGCGCTGGCGCTCGCCGGCGGTTTGTTGCTCGCAGTCTGGGTGATCAACGCTCAAGCGAAGCGATCGTTCACCGATGTCGCGACCGAGTTCGATGCCGTGCTCGGGGCGCGGGGGTCGAAGTTGCAGCTCGTGCTCAATGCCGTGTTTCATCTCGAAGCCTCCCCGGGCAACATCCGCATGGCCGACTACGAGCAGGTGCGCCGCCATCCCATGGTGCAATCCGCGTTCCCGCTCGCCGTCGGCGACAACCTGCGCGGATTTCGCGTGGCGGGCACGGTGCCTGAAATGTTGGCGCACGCGACCTATGCGAGCGGAGGCGTTTGGAGCGGCCCGGAGGCGCATGAAGCCGTGCTGGGGAGTTTTGCCGCCCGGCAGTTGGGCCTGGGCGTGGGGGATGAATTCAGTCCGACGCACGGCCTCGCCGCCGGCGGGCAGCACGACCATGAGGACCACTACGAAGTCACGGGCGTGTTGGCGCCGACGAACTCGCCGATGGATCGGGTGGTGTGGATTCCGTTGCACGGGGTGCAAACCATGGACGGCCACAACGTGGCGGCGGCCGATCAACTCAGCGCGGTGTTGATCAAGCTGCGTTCGCCGGCGGGCGGGTTCATGCTCGATTCGATGTATAACCGGCAAGGGGCGACGCTGACGTTTGCGTTTCCGGTCGCCGCGATCGTGGCTGACTTGTTCGGGAAGATCAGCTGGTTCGAAAAGGTGCTGGCGTTGGTGGCCAACCTAGTCGGTCTCGTGGCCGGCGCGACGGTGTTGGTGGCGATCTACAATTCCATGTCGGCGCGGCGACGGGATCATGCGATTTTGCGGGCGCTCGGCGCGCGTCGGCGCACGTTGTTTGGCGTCATTGTTCTGGAGGCGATCACGCTCGGGGTGATGGGCATGGCGGGAGCGTTTGGTGTCTTCGCGATCATTGCCGAAGCCATTGTCGTGATACTCCGGGCCGAAACCGGGGCGGTGATCGACCCGTGGGTCTGGCATCCGGTCATGGCGTGGGCTCCCGCCGGACTGATCGCGCTGTGCGGCCTCGGCGGCATGGTGCCGGCGTTGAAGGCCTACCGCACCGACGTCGCCGAAGCCCTGTCGCCCACCAGTTGA
- a CDS encoding TetR/AcrR family transcriptional regulator, with the protein MDTAFALFYREGYHAVGIDKILRTAGLAKMTLYHHFKSKEDLIVAVLERRGREISSRREQALKEAGTSPRKRLEALFIAYEAWFKSSGFSGCAFIRAIGEYPDAASPVHQAATAVKRELIATLTEILGDLKVQDPTRLAHQIYLLVEGAIVSAHTFSDPGAAAQARDAALTLVAASR; encoded by the coding sequence ATGGACACGGCCTTCGCCTTATTTTATCGGGAGGGTTATCATGCGGTCGGGATCGACAAGATCCTCCGCACCGCGGGTCTCGCCAAGATGACGCTCTATCATCACTTCAAGTCGAAAGAGGACTTGATCGTGGCCGTGCTGGAACGACGCGGCCGCGAAATTAGCTCCCGACGCGAACAGGCGCTGAAGGAGGCCGGAACCTCCCCGCGCAAACGGCTGGAGGCGCTGTTCATCGCCTATGAGGCGTGGTTCAAGTCATCCGGATTCAGCGGTTGTGCATTTATTCGTGCGATCGGCGAATACCCAGACGCGGCCTCACCAGTGCATCAGGCCGCCACCGCGGTTAAGCGGGAACTCATCGCCACGCTCACCGAAATTCTCGGCGATCTGAAGGTTCAAGATCCCACCCGACTCGCTCACCAGATTTACCTGTTGGTGGAAGGAGCCATTGTCAGCGCCCACACATTCTCCGATCCAGGCGCCGCCGCTCAGGCCCGTGACGCCGCCCTCACGTTGGTCGCGGCAAGTCGGTGA
- a CDS encoding pyridoxamine 5'-phosphate oxidase family protein: protein MPIAFRQHLQTPAVERAQLETLGRIAAVPGRTDPEREPLGAEEVRFVGARDSFYLSSVGESGWPYVQHRGGPPGFLTVLDPHRLAYVELPGNRQLISTGNIMTNARVALILMDYPARERLKIIGVAQTFLPADREDLIARLRVPSGRNPVRVVVIEVVAFDWNCAQYITPRYTRAEVDELLSPLRRRVAELEARLI, encoded by the coding sequence ATGCCGATTGCCTTTCGCCAACATTTGCAGACTCCGGCCGTCGAGCGGGCCCAACTGGAAACGCTCGGCCGCATCGCGGCGGTGCCGGGTAGGACCGACCCTGAACGGGAACCGCTGGGCGCGGAAGAGGTCCGGTTCGTCGGTGCGCGCGACAGCTTCTACTTGTCCAGTGTCGGCGAATCGGGATGGCCCTACGTGCAGCACCGGGGAGGCCCACCGGGGTTTCTCACCGTGCTTGATCCTCACCGCCTCGCGTATGTGGAGTTGCCGGGCAATCGCCAATTGATCAGCACCGGCAACATCATGACCAACGCGCGAGTCGCGTTAATCTTGATGGACTATCCGGCGCGCGAACGGCTGAAAATCATTGGTGTGGCCCAAACGTTTTTGCCGGCCGATCGAGAGGATTTGATCGCACGCCTGCGGGTTCCTTCGGGACGAAATCCGGTGCGGGTGGTGGTGATTGAGGTGGTCGCATTCGACTGGAACTGCGCGCAATACATCACGCCGCGTTACACCCGGGCGGAGGTGGATGAATTGCTTTCACCACTCCGCCGCCGCGTGGCGGAACTTGAGGCCCGTCTTATTTGA